The window GCCGGAAATCCATGGGGGATAGTCTTGTTGGCCTCCCCTTAGCCAGACGGGAAGCTGAAGCTGGCGTGCCGGGCGTCGCCGGATGAAGGCCAGCGTTGGGTAATGGTTTTGCGTTTGGTGTAGAACCTGACCGCGTCTGGGCCATAGGCATGCAGATCGCCAAACAGCGAGCGTTTCCAGCCGCCAAACGAGTGGTAGGCCACCGGCACCGGCAGCGCGACGTTGATCCCCACCATGCCGACCTGAATGCGGCTGGAGAAGTGGCGCGCCGCCTCGCCGTCGCGGGTGAACAGGCAGGTGCCGTTGCCGTATTCGTGGGCGTCGATCAGGTCCATCGCCTCCTGCAGCCGGTTGACGCGCACCACGCCCAGCACCGGGCCGAAGATCTCCTCCTGATAAATCCGCATGCCGGGCGTAACCCGGTCGAACAGCGTCGGGCCGAGGAAATAGCCCGCGCCGGGCCGCCCGTCGGCGCCCTGCACCTGCAGTTGCCGCCCATCGACCAGCAGCTCGGCGCCTTCGGCCACGCCCTGATCGATATAACCTTTGACCTTCTGGTAATGCTGCAGGGTGACCAGCGGCCCCATATCGTTGCCGCTGTCGTTGCCCGGCCCGACGCGCATTGCGGCCATCTGTCGGCGCAGCCCGGCGATCAACGCCGCGGCGGTGTCGTCGCCCACCGCCACCACCAGCGGAATGGCCATGCAGCGCTGGCCGCAGGAGCCGAAGGCCGCGCCCATCAGCGCGCTGACCGCGCCGGCGATATCGGCGTCCGGCAGCACCACCGCATGATTCTTGGCGCCGCCCAGCGCCTGCACCCGTTTGTTCTGGCCGCAGCCGGTGTGATAGACGTGCTCCGCCACCGGCGTCGAGCCGACGAAGCTGACGGCCTTGACGCGATCGTCATGCAGCAGCGTTTCCACCGCTTCGCGATCGCCGTTGACCACGTTCAGCACCCCCGGCGGCAGCCCGGCCTCCGACGCCAACCGGGCGATATACAGCGTAGAGGAGGGCACGCGTTCGGAGGGTTTCAGCACGAAGGTATTGCCGCAGGCTACCGCCATCGGCCACATCCACAGCGGCACCATCGCCGGGAAGTTGAACGGCGTAATGCCCGCCACCACCCCCAGCGGCTGGAACTCGCTCCAGCTGTCGATGCCCGGTCCCGCGTCCTTGCTGTGCTCGCCTTTCAGCAGCTCCGGCGCGTAGCCGGCGTATTCGATGTTCTCGATGCCGCGCTGCAGTTCGCCCATGGCGTCGCTGTGCACCTTGCCGTGTTCGGCGGTGATCAGGCGGCAGATGGCGTCGGCATGCTGTTCCAGCAAGGTCTTGAGCTTCAGCATGATGCGCGCGCGCTTCAGCGGCGGGGTGTCGCGCCAGGCCGGGTAAGCCCGTTCGGCGGCGGCGATTGCCCGCTCCACCGTGGCGCGGTCCGCCAGCTGCACTTCCTGCCGCGATTGGCCGGTGGCCGGATCGAACACCGGCTGGCTGCGGGCGCCGCCGTTGGCGGATTCCCCGTTGATCCAATGGGCAATGGTCATGGCGTTTTCTCCTTATTCGGTGGCGTTAATGGCGTCGCCGAGGGCGTTGATCAGCGCATCGATCTGCGCTTCGCTGCTGATGAACGGCGGCGCCAGCTGCAGGGTGTCGCCGCCGTAGCGCACGTAGAACCCCTTATCCCAGCAGCGCATCGCCGCTTCATAAGGCCGGCGCGCCGGCTCGCCCGGCCGCGCCGCCAGCGTAATGCCCGCCGCCAGGCCGAGGTTGCGGATGTCGCTGATGTGCCGACAGCCCTGCAGGCTATGCACCGCCCGCTCAAAATAGGGCGCCAGCGCCTGCACGCGCTCCACCATATGTTCGCGCTGAATGATATCCAGCGTCGCCAGCCCGACGGCGCAGCCGACCGGATGGGCGGAATAGGTGTAACCGTGCGGGAATTCGAGCTGATATTCAGGTTCGTCGGTGGCCATAAAGGTCTGGTAAATATCCGGCCGCACCACCACCGCGCCCATCGGCTGCGCGCCGTTGGTCACCTGCTTGGCGATATTCATGATGTCCGGCGTCACGCCGAACGCTTCGGCGCCGGTCAGCGCGCCGCAGCGGCCGAAGGCGGTGATCACTTCGTCGAAAATCAGCAGGATGTTGTGCTGGGTGCAGATCTCGCGGATGCGCTGCAGGTAGCCGACCGGCGGCACTATCACCCCGGCGGAGCCGGAGAAGGGTTCGACGATCACCGCGGCGATGGTCGAGGCGTCGCGCAGCGCGATAATGCGGTTCAGCTCCTCCGCCAGTTCGGCGCCCTGCTGCGGCATGCCGCGCGAAAAGGCATTGCTGGCCAGCAGGGTGTGCGGCAGATGGTCGGCTTCGGCGCCGGCGCCGAACGCCTTGCGGTTGCCGGCGATGCCGCCGACCGAAATGCCGCCGAAGTTAACCCCGTGATAGCCTTTTTCCCGGCCGATAAAGCAGGTTTTGCCGGCCTGACCTTTGGCCCGCCAGTAAGCGCGCGCCATTTTCAGCGAGGTGTCGGCCGCCTCCGAGCCGGAGCCGGTGAAAAACACGTGATCCAGCCCGGCCGGAGTCATCGTTTTAATCTTGTTGGCCAGCTCAAAGGAGAGCGCATGGCCGAATTGAAACGCCGGCGAATAATCCAGCTGCGCCAGCTGGCGCTGAGCGGCGTCGGTAATTTCCTGGCGGCCATGCCCCAATCCGCAGCACCACAGCCCGGACAGCCCGTCAAAAATCTTGCGGCCGTCCTGGCTGGTATAATAAACCCCCTCAGCCCGGCTGATGATGCGCGGGTTGGCTTTAAAATTTCTATTACCGGTAAAAGGCATCCAGTGCGCCTCTAACCATTCGGCATCGAGTCTATTAATCGGGTGATTTTCAGCAGCCATGTTTTCCTCCGGACAGGAAAATAATGTCGATATATTCAATAACCTGAAGTGTTAATGAAATGTTGTGCAAAATTGACTATGTTCCGCTTCTTCTCTAATGTGAATAATCATATGTCGAAACTTACTTAAGGTTTTATGCAAGTAAAAAAGCGCGCGCTGCTGGGGCAATTGTCGGATATGGATCTGCGTTTGCTGCGGGTATTCAAAGCGGTGGTCGACTGCGGCGGCATGAGCGCCGCCGAGCTGGAGCTGAATATCAGCCTGTCGACCATCAGCAAGCACATCAAGGACCTGGAGCAACGGCTGGGGCTGACGCTGTGCCAGCGCGGGCGCGAGGGCTTTGCGGTTACCGATGAGGGGCTGCTTATCTACCAGGAAACCGTCAACCTGCTGGCGGCCACCGAGGCGTTCCGCCGCGGGGTGGACGAGGTGCACCAGCGCATGGGCGGCCAGCTGCACGTGGCGATATTCGACCATACGGTCAGCAACCCGCAGGCGCAAATAGGCCGGGCGATCGCCTTATTCAGCGAGCGCGCGCCGGAGGTTTCTTTGCAAATGTACGTTGAGCCGATTAATACCATCGAGCGCGGGGTAATTGACGGCCAATTCCAAATCGGCATTATTCCCATGCACCGCAGTGCGGAAAGTTTAGCTTATAGTTCGTTATTTAATGAGAGGATGTTCTTATATTGCGGCGCACAGCATGAGTTATTTTCCGCCAGTCACGACGCGTTAAATTGGGATCTATTGCACAATTACGCCTTTGCCGGATTAGGCTATCATTCGCCGAATATGGAATTAAGCCTGCAGCAGCATTTGCACCGTAAGGCGACGGGGTTTGCCCAGGAATCTATTGCTACCTTAATCCTTTCCGGCAAGTACGTCGGCTTTTTACCGGATCACTATGCGGCCTTTTTTGTCGCGCAGAATATGATGCGGGCAATAAAACCGGCGCTGTTCCGCTACCACTGCGAGTATTCCAGCGTGCTGCGGCGCTCGCCGATCCCGCAGCGGGTGGTGAAGCTGTTCCACGAGTGCCTGCTGGCGGCCCATGGAACAGCCTAGCCTTTACTGGTCTTTCTTCTTGCCGAAAATCTTGAGCAGTACGCCAACCAGAATGCCGATTGCGATGCCGGTGAAAATCCAGCTGATGATACCCATGTCCGATCTCCCGCTATTGCTTTGATCTGATTATATAATCATTCGACGCGGAAAGCCCCCTCGATCATCAGCTGCCGCTGCGGTGGCGAATAGGCGATCAGTGAATTTTTGCTGTTGGATTTCTCCAGCGCAATCGCCAGCTCATCGGCGGTAATCGGCAGGTCGTCCTGCCAGAACGGCGCGATGGCGTTACGGGTAATAAAGTCAATGAGATAGCGCTCCGGGCTGTCGCGCTGCTCCGGGAACAGGCGCGCGGCCAGCTCGGCCATCAGCGCGCGCTGCTGCGGCTGTTGGCTGTCTGCCAGCAGTTCAAGGAACGGCAGCAGCAGGCGGCCGCACACCTGGCCGTGGTGATAGTCGCGCAGCGCGCCGATCTCGCCGGCGATGCCGTGGATCACCCCCAGCCCGGCGGCGCTCAGCGTCAGCCCGCCCAGATAAGAAGCCTGCATGATCGCTTCGCGCGCCGCCTCACTGCGGTTGAGCGCCGGCCAGGCATTGAGGAAGTGGCGGATGCCGGTCAGCGACATTTCACGCGTCATGGCGCTGGCGGTCTTCGACAGATAGGCTTCAAACAGGTGGGTAAAGGCGTCGATGGCGCAGTAGGCCAACACCTGGTCCGGCGCACCCGTCAGCAGCTGCGGATCGAGAATGGCGGTGTGCGGCACAAAGTTGTTGTGGCGCAGCGAGGCCTTCACCTTGCTGACCTGGGTGTCGGTGATCACCGCGTTCTGCGTCACCTCGCTGCCGGTGCCTGCGGTGGTCGGGATGGCGATCAGCGGTAAGGTGGCGCCGCTGATGTTGCTGTCGCCGACCTTTTCCATGTAGCGCAGCGTCGGCAGCGGATGCTCCACCAACGCGGCGAATGCCTTGGCGGCGTCCAGCACGCTGCCGCCGCCGATGGCCACCACGCGCCGCACTTTGCCGCGCCAGCGCGCTACCCAGGCGTCCAGCTCCTGCGGCGAAGCCTCGTGGCTGACGATCTCCGTGCCTGCCAGCAGCGGCGTCAGCTCATCCGCCAGCTCCGCATATACCGCGCCGTTGAGGAACGAGCGGCAGCTGAACAGCAGCGTCGGCTGCGGGTCGGCGAGCAGCAGCGGCATCAGCTGCCGGATGCTGCCGTGGCCGAACCAGGTTTGACGATTGGCGACTATCTGGCTGGTGGACATGGTTTCTCCTTGGCGGGTGGGGGCAAAACCACAGCATAAGCCAGCCCCGGTGAAGGAACCACCGCTTTTCGCGCCAGGCGACAATCATTAACACATTAATCATTTCGGGCTTCCCGCGGCGTCAAGTTGTGATTTGTTTAACATGTAAACAATCCCGCCCTTGCATTTCCCCCATACGAATGCTTTTTATAGAGAGACAGGCCGCAGTCAGGCAAAGGCTATCCGAAATCAGTTGATTGTTAATTTGTTAATGATGGCGAGGGCGGGTATGGACATTCAGGTAGAGCGGTTGTCAGCGGTTGTCGATGCGGTGGCCAGCCCGCGCTTCTATCCCAGCCTGTTGGCCTGGCTGGAAGGGTTCTTCGCCTTCGATAGCGCCATTGTCTACGGTTTCGAACGCGGCCAGGCGCCGCGCTGCCTGATGAAAGCGGAGCGGGAAAACAGCGACGCGGTCAACCAACTCTACCAGCAGGGCGCTTACCTGCAGGATCCGTTTTACCAGGCGCTGAACGGCGGCGGTTCGCATGAGGTGTGCACGCTGCGCCAGCTGGCGCCCTGCGGCTTTTACCACAGCGATTATTACCACAACTTTTACCGCAAAACCGGCTGGCGCGATGAAGCCGGCGTTCTGCTGCAGCTCACGCCGCAGCGCGGGTTGGGGGTGTTCTTCGGCTCGGCGCACCGGGCGGTGGGGGTGCGTTATCCGCAACTGGCGGCTCTGCGCGGCGCGCTGACGCTGGTGAAAAGCGTGGCGCGTTTGCACGGCGAAGTGGTGGCCGCGCCGGCGCGGGCAGAGAGCCAGGATGAGGGCGGTGCGCAGGCGCGCTATTTGCTGACGCCGCGCGAGCGCGAAATCGTCGATCTGATCCTCGCCGGCCACGGTTCGCAGCAGATTGCCGAGCGGCTGTTCATCAGCCTGGGCACGGTGAAAAATCACCGCAAACACATCTACAGCAAGCTGAATATCGCTTCGCAGGCCGAGCTGTTCAGCCTGCTGCTGTCCACCCCGCAGCGGCGCAGCGCCTGAATGTTAAGTTTTGGTATCAAATGTCCCCAAGGGGACATGGCGGCGGCGCTGGGCGCTCCTGATAATCCGATGTTATGGCTGAGGGTAACGGGAGTGTGCAGTG is drawn from Serratia entomophila and contains these coding sequences:
- a CDS encoding iron-containing alcohol dehydrogenase, which encodes MSTSQIVANRQTWFGHGSIRQLMPLLLADPQPTLLFSCRSFLNGAVYAELADELTPLLAGTEIVSHEASPQELDAWVARWRGKVRRVVAIGGGSVLDAAKAFAALVEHPLPTLRYMEKVGDSNISGATLPLIAIPTTAGTGSEVTQNAVITDTQVSKVKASLRHNNFVPHTAILDPQLLTGAPDQVLAYCAIDAFTHLFEAYLSKTASAMTREMSLTGIRHFLNAWPALNRSEAAREAIMQASYLGGLTLSAAGLGVIHGIAGEIGALRDYHHGQVCGRLLLPFLELLADSQQPQQRALMAELAARLFPEQRDSPERYLIDFITRNAIAPFWQDDLPITADELAIALEKSNSKNSLIAYSPPQRQLMIEGAFRVE
- a CDS encoding CoA-acylating methylmalonate-semialdehyde dehydrogenase — encoded protein: MTIAHWINGESANGGARSQPVFDPATGQSRQEVQLADRATVERAIAAAERAYPAWRDTPPLKRARIMLKLKTLLEQHADAICRLITAEHGKVHSDAMGELQRGIENIEYAGYAPELLKGEHSKDAGPGIDSWSEFQPLGVVAGITPFNFPAMVPLWMWPMAVACGNTFVLKPSERVPSSTLYIARLASEAGLPPGVLNVVNGDREAVETLLHDDRVKAVSFVGSTPVAEHVYHTGCGQNKRVQALGGAKNHAVVLPDADIAGAVSALMGAAFGSCGQRCMAIPLVVAVGDDTAAALIAGLRRQMAAMRVGPGNDSGNDMGPLVTLQHYQKVKGYIDQGVAEGAELLVDGRQLQVQGADGRPGAGYFLGPTLFDRVTPGMRIYQEEIFGPVLGVVRVNRLQEAMDLIDAHEYGNGTCLFTRDGEAARHFSSRIQVGMVGINVALPVPVAYHSFGGWKRSLFGDLHAYGPDAVRFYTKRKTITQRWPSSGDARHASFSFPSG
- a CDS encoding LysR family transcriptional regulator, whose product is MQVKKRALLGQLSDMDLRLLRVFKAVVDCGGMSAAELELNISLSTISKHIKDLEQRLGLTLCQRGREGFAVTDEGLLIYQETVNLLAATEAFRRGVDEVHQRMGGQLHVAIFDHTVSNPQAQIGRAIALFSERAPEVSLQMYVEPINTIERGVIDGQFQIGIIPMHRSAESLAYSSLFNERMFLYCGAQHELFSASHDALNWDLLHNYAFAGLGYHSPNMELSLQQHLHRKATGFAQESIATLILSGKYVGFLPDHYAAFFVAQNMMRAIKPALFRYHCEYSSVLRRSPIPQRVVKLFHECLLAAHGTA
- a CDS encoding aspartate aminotransferase family protein, giving the protein MAAENHPINRLDAEWLEAHWMPFTGNRNFKANPRIISRAEGVYYTSQDGRKIFDGLSGLWCCGLGHGRQEITDAAQRQLAQLDYSPAFQFGHALSFELANKIKTMTPAGLDHVFFTGSGSEAADTSLKMARAYWRAKGQAGKTCFIGREKGYHGVNFGGISVGGIAGNRKAFGAGAEADHLPHTLLASNAFSRGMPQQGAELAEELNRIIALRDASTIAAVIVEPFSGSAGVIVPPVGYLQRIREICTQHNILLIFDEVITAFGRCGALTGAEAFGVTPDIMNIAKQVTNGAQPMGAVVVRPDIYQTFMATDEPEYQLEFPHGYTYSAHPVGCAVGLATLDIIQREHMVERVQALAPYFERAVHSLQGCRHISDIRNLGLAAGITLAARPGEPARRPYEAAMRCWDKGFYVRYGGDTLQLAPPFISSEAQIDALINALGDAINATE
- a CDS encoding helix-turn-helix transcriptional regulator, which translates into the protein MDIQVERLSAVVDAVASPRFYPSLLAWLEGFFAFDSAIVYGFERGQAPRCLMKAERENSDAVNQLYQQGAYLQDPFYQALNGGGSHEVCTLRQLAPCGFYHSDYYHNFYRKTGWRDEAGVLLQLTPQRGLGVFFGSAHRAVGVRYPQLAALRGALTLVKSVARLHGEVVAAPARAESQDEGGAQARYLLTPREREIVDLILAGHGSQQIAERLFISLGTVKNHRKHIYSKLNIASQAELFSLLLSTPQRRSA